In Arsenophonus sp. aPb, one DNA window encodes the following:
- a CDS encoding glycoside hydrolase family 3 protein codes for MNKIVLSLCLLSFFCSAKVITHQQLADLWQSPEKEAKQLIENMSFEEKLGQMLMLGFPHWGIDAEKNAVAMTKLKPEIANIIHHYHLGSVILFRDNLIDTPQTVNLINALQQARSNLPLFISVDQEGGYVTRLRVGTEMPGNMALGATRSKQLSELVGMIHGYELMHLGFNFNFAPVVDINNNQDNPIIGVRSYSDRPQLVAEMANGYIQGIHRYAVLTAIKHFPGHGNVTADSHLSLPTINISQQQWRKFELLPFMHTMPNTDAIITAHIVMPALDNHKLTTIDNRRVGVPATLSKPILSGILRNNLNYQGLIITDAMDMGAIANNFDGNWVVKQAILAGNDIILMPLKITTIEDVTKLEKLYHYLKTEAQSNPELNRRIGESAYRVVVSKLKNRISAQDKSAQQAQQVVAAKIDKDIENMVADNAITLIKNSNVLPFQLKNNNKIVIFSDEKARNQLIKKHLLAIADELNINMTTQDDVVTMMADDKTEQQLTTKMQNSDLIILATYNLKKAPINAQRILNVANRNAIPVVVIATNNPYDIAYLRGVKANIAIYGITGFDATNNNNRNNLETNIRSGLRTLFLTPNKRLMNSPTGKLPVDIKTPNLDLTLYPYGYGLVY; via the coding sequence ATGAATAAAATAGTTTTATCATTGTGTCTGTTAAGTTTTTTTTGTTCCGCGAAAGTGATTACCCATCAACAATTAGCTGACCTATGGCAATCGCCAGAAAAGGAAGCCAAACAGCTAATTGAAAACATGAGTTTTGAAGAAAAGTTAGGGCAGATGTTAATGTTGGGTTTTCCCCATTGGGGGATTGACGCGGAAAAAAATGCTGTAGCAATGACCAAACTCAAGCCAGAAATCGCCAATATTATTCACCATTATCATTTAGGTTCAGTGATCTTATTTCGAGATAATTTAATTGACACGCCACAAACCGTAAACCTGATTAATGCGCTGCAACAAGCACGTAGCAACTTACCACTATTTATTAGCGTTGACCAGGAAGGTGGTTATGTCACACGACTGCGGGTAGGGACTGAGATGCCGGGTAATATGGCATTAGGCGCAACGCGTTCTAAACAACTGAGTGAATTAGTTGGTATGATCCATGGTTATGAACTTATGCATTTAGGCTTTAATTTTAATTTTGCGCCCGTGGTCGATATCAATAATAATCAAGATAATCCTATTATTGGTGTCCGCTCTTATTCAGACAGGCCACAGCTGGTGGCGGAAATGGCCAACGGTTATATTCAAGGAATTCATCGCTATGCTGTTTTAACGGCAATTAAACATTTTCCAGGCCATGGTAATGTCACTGCTGATAGCCATTTATCCTTGCCAACGATTAATATTAGTCAGCAACAATGGCGCAAATTTGAGTTACTCCCATTCATGCATACCATGCCCAATACCGATGCTATCATCACAGCACATATCGTAATGCCGGCATTAGATAACCATAAACTAACTACGATAGATAATCGGCGAGTCGGTGTGCCGGCAACCCTTTCTAAGCCAATATTGAGCGGGATATTACGCAATAACTTGAACTATCAAGGTCTAATTATCACCGATGCCATGGATATGGGCGCTATTGCCAATAATTTTGACGGTAACTGGGTGGTTAAACAAGCCATATTGGCGGGCAATGATATCATTTTAATGCCATTAAAAATTACCACTATTGAGGATGTTACTAAACTAGAAAAGCTCTATCACTATCTAAAAACGGAAGCGCAAAGCAATCCAGAATTAAACCGTCGCATTGGTGAATCAGCTTATCGGGTCGTAGTTAGTAAGTTAAAAAATAGAATTTCCGCCCAAGATAAGTCTGCTCAGCAAGCACAACAAGTTGTTGCAGCAAAAATAGATAAAGATATTGAGAATATGGTGGCAGACAATGCCATCACATTAATAAAAAACAGTAACGTACTGCCGTTTCAGTTAAAAAATAATAATAAAATTGTTATTTTCTCCGATGAAAAAGCACGTAATCAATTAATTAAAAAACATTTACTCGCTATTGCTGATGAGTTAAATATAAATATGACTACCCAAGATGATGTGGTTACCATGATGGCGGATGATAAAACTGAGCAGCAATTAACGACCAAAATGCAAAATTCCGATCTCATTATTTTAGCCACTTATAATCTTAAAAAAGCACCCATTAATGCCCAGCGAATACTCAATGTTGCTAATCGTAATGCTATTCCAGTGGTCGTGATAGCGACCAATAATCCTTATGATATTGCTTACTTGCGTGGCGTGAAAGCCAATATTGCCATTTATGGCATTACGGGGTTTGATGCGACAAATAATAATAATAGAAATAACTTAGAAACCAACATCCGTAGTGGGCTAAGAACGCTATTTCTCACACCCAATAAGCGCTTAATGAATTCACCGACAGGTAAATTGCCGGTTGATATCAAAACGCCTAATTTAGACCTTACTCTCTATCCTTATGGATATGGTTTAGTTTATTAA
- a CDS encoding GNAT family N-acetyltransferase yields the protein MSVAAMALFKKTVTDIGTFSIRPLDLNEDITIISQWVNRNYAHYWGMQNYTSQQVKNFYQDLLNRQPNSVFTGSYQGKIVFLLECYWAQDDVISQHYSAEPGDMGMHILVAPPEEKINQFTWGVFQTIIAFIFHNPAVKRIVVEPDIRNTKIHRLNIKAGFVYEKTVQLANKMAGLAFCTREQHQMALQSAPLIKFSQPDNSFVHHLYPQVWQKVHRLQVRKAISEFAHECLLSPKQLTEKIDRDGYHYYRLDNDEYGVQYYFRARRLALDHWLIDADSLQKMHTENWAELDFIRFIIEFKHQLGISDSVMPTYLEELMSTLHSSAFKYHRTGITVDSLLHADFQTIEAEMMEGHPIFIANNGRIGFDAQDFQCFSPESAAGIHLIWLAAHKSKAQFACIEQLSYQQLIEQELSQQEIIDFNHQLILLGLDPQEYLLMPLHPWQWQNKLPSIFAHELASQKLIYLGVGKDCYQAQQSIRTLFNRSQPQRYYVKTALSILNMGFMRGLSPYYMVTTPAINDWLYDLVQQDDVLHRCGFRLLREVASIGFRNLYYEQAIQGDTPYKKMMAALWRENPLQLIGSKQKLMTMAALLHHDQQGNAFLPALIAASGIRVDEWIKRYLDCYLLPLLHCLYAYDLMFMPHGENIILVLENHIPQSIFMKDLAEEVLVMDPQADLPAKASRVKVSMPEQMKTLTILSDVFDGVFRYIAAILDEKAGYAQQQFWQSVANCILDYQLAHPQFAQQFKRYPLFTPTIKRCCLNRLQIANNRQMLDLLDPMQSLQFAEDLINPIAEFAQ from the coding sequence ATGTCTGTTGCAGCTATGGCGTTGTTTAAAAAAACAGTCACTGATATCGGCACATTTTCAATAAGGCCACTGGATCTAAATGAAGATATTACCATTATTAGCCAATGGGTTAATCGCAATTATGCACATTATTGGGGAATGCAAAATTATACTTCGCAACAAGTGAAAAATTTTTATCAAGATCTATTGAACCGTCAACCTAATTCGGTCTTTACTGGCAGTTACCAGGGAAAAATAGTATTTTTGCTCGAGTGTTATTGGGCACAAGATGATGTTATCAGCCAGCACTATAGTGCTGAACCAGGTGATATGGGGATGCATATTTTGGTTGCGCCACCAGAGGAAAAAATCAACCAGTTTACTTGGGGCGTTTTTCAAACCATTATCGCCTTCATTTTCCACAACCCTGCGGTTAAGCGGATTGTTGTTGAGCCTGATATTCGCAATACGAAAATTCATCGGCTAAATATAAAGGCGGGTTTTGTGTATGAAAAAACCGTGCAATTAGCGAATAAAATGGCTGGCTTAGCATTCTGTACCAGAGAGCAGCATCAAATGGCTTTGCAATCAGCGCCATTAATTAAATTTTCACAGCCCGATAATTCTTTTGTACATCATTTATATCCGCAGGTTTGGCAAAAAGTACATCGATTACAGGTGAGAAAAGCTATTTCTGAGTTTGCGCATGAGTGTTTATTATCGCCAAAACAATTAACAGAAAAAATCGATCGAGATGGTTATCACTATTATCGTTTGGATAATGATGAGTATGGCGTACAGTATTATTTTCGTGCGCGACGATTGGCATTAGATCATTGGTTGATTGATGCTGACTCGCTGCAAAAAATGCACACAGAAAATTGGGCCGAACTTGACTTTATCCGTTTCATTATTGAATTTAAACACCAGCTTGGGATCAGTGATAGTGTTATGCCAACTTATCTGGAAGAGTTGATGAGTACACTACATAGTAGCGCATTTAAATACCATCGTACTGGTATTACCGTTGATAGTTTGCTGCATGCTGATTTTCAGACTATTGAGGCTGAAATGATGGAAGGGCACCCAATTTTTATCGCTAACAATGGCAGAATTGGCTTTGATGCACAGGATTTTCAATGTTTCAGTCCTGAATCAGCGGCAGGTATCCATTTAATATGGTTAGCTGCCCATAAAAGTAAGGCCCAGTTTGCCTGTATAGAGCAGCTTAGTTATCAACAGCTAATCGAGCAAGAATTGAGTCAACAGGAGATAATTGATTTTAACCACCAATTGATTTTGCTTGGATTGGATCCACAGGAGTACCTATTAATGCCATTGCACCCATGGCAGTGGCAAAATAAATTACCATCCATCTTTGCTCATGAGCTTGCTAGTCAAAAACTAATCTATCTAGGCGTAGGCAAAGATTGCTATCAAGCCCAACAATCAATACGGACGTTATTTAATCGCAGCCAACCACAGCGCTATTATGTGAAAACTGCGTTATCTATCTTGAACATGGGATTTATGCGCGGTTTGTCTCCCTATTACATGGTAACCACACCAGCGATTAATGATTGGCTATATGATCTGGTGCAACAAGATGATGTTTTACACCGTTGTGGTTTTCGGTTATTACGGGAAGTTGCCAGTATTGGTTTTAGAAATCTTTACTATGAGCAAGCGATCCAGGGTGATACCCCTTATAAAAAAATGATGGCGGCACTGTGGCGAGAAAATCCCTTACAATTAATTGGCAGCAAGCAAAAATTGATGACGATGGCGGCATTATTACACCATGATCAACAGGGCAACGCGTTCTTACCTGCTCTAATTGCGGCATCAGGCATCCGCGTTGATGAATGGATTAAACGCTATCTGGATTGTTACTTACTACCACTCTTACACTGTTTATATGCTTATGATTTAATGTTTATGCCACATGGTGAGAATATTATTCTAGTGCTAGAAAATCATATTCCACAATCTATTTTTATGAAAGATTTGGCAGAGGAAGTGTTGGTGATGGATCCACAGGCGGATTTGCCAGCAAAAGCGAGTCGGGTAAAAGTTAGTATGCCAGAACAGATGAAAACACTAACTATTTTATCGGACGTGTTTGATGGGGTCTTTCGCTATATAGCCGCAATTCTTGATGAAAAAGCGGGTTATGCACAACAACAGTTCTGGCAGTCGGTGGCGAATTGTATTTTAGATTATCAATTGGCACATCCACAATTTGCTCAGCAATTTAAACGTTATCCTCTATTTACGCCGACCATCAAACGTTGCTGTTTAAATCGATTACAAATTGCTAACAATCGTCAGATGCTAGATTTGTTGGATCCAATGCAAAGTTTGCAATTTGCTGAAGATTTGATTAATCCTATCGCTGAGTTTGCACAATAG
- a CDS encoding lysine N(6)-hydroxylase/L-ornithine N(5)-oxygenase family protein has product MTTRTYDFIAIGIGPFNLGLACLVQPIKEINSLFIDQNAAFDWHPGMMLENSSMQTPFIADLVTLASPSHPLSFLNYIKQKGRIYSFYIRENFFLLRKEYNQYCQWAAEQLSNLRFNTRVENINYDPSLDCYTLHCVDTVTGQCHQFCCKKLVLGTGPSLYIPKCCQPFAEQLVRTDNYLANKASLQQKKSITIIGSGQSAAEIFYDLLSQIDIYGYQLNWVTRSPRFFPLEYSKLTLEMTSPEYVDYFHSLPDTIRDELNRSQKSLYKGINSSLINDIFDLMYSKRLNGNLPVALHTNSELKHLQYDDEKQQLVLDLCQQEQQAAFSLATEAVVLATGYQYQIPKCIDGIRDQIRWDKSGRYDVQRNYSIDYHNRIFVQNAELHTHGFITPDLGMACYRNSYLIKQITGKEHYAIENSIAFQQFGVAQKGVN; this is encoded by the coding sequence ATGACAACCAGGACTTATGATTTTATCGCGATTGGTATTGGCCCATTTAATTTGGGATTGGCTTGTCTGGTGCAACCAATAAAAGAGATCAATAGCCTGTTTATTGATCAGAATGCAGCTTTCGATTGGCATCCTGGAATGATGTTGGAAAACTCCTCGATGCAGACGCCATTTATTGCCGATTTAGTTACTTTAGCATCACCCAGTCATCCCTTAAGTTTTCTCAATTATATCAAACAAAAAGGACGTATTTACTCATTTTATATCCGGGAAAATTTCTTTTTATTGCGCAAAGAATATAACCAATATTGCCAATGGGCAGCAGAGCAATTATCCAATTTGCGTTTTAATACGCGGGTAGAAAATATCAATTATGATCCCTCGCTGGATTGCTATACCTTGCATTGTGTTGATACGGTAACCGGACAGTGCCATCAGTTTTGCTGCAAAAAACTCGTATTAGGAACTGGCCCTTCACTTTATATACCGAAATGTTGCCAGCCATTTGCTGAGCAACTAGTACGAACTGATAACTATTTGGCTAATAAAGCCAGTTTACAGCAAAAGAAATCAATTACTATCATCGGTAGCGGCCAGAGTGCAGCGGAAATTTTTTATGATTTGCTTAGTCAGATTGATATCTATGGTTATCAACTGAATTGGGTAACGCGCTCGCCGCGTTTCTTCCCGTTGGAATATAGCAAATTAACGTTAGAAATGACTTCACCGGAGTATGTCGATTATTTCCATAGCCTACCAGATACCATACGTGATGAACTGAATCGTAGCCAAAAATCCCTCTACAAAGGAATTAATAGTTCACTTATCAATGACATTTTTGATCTGATGTATAGCAAACGGTTGAATGGCAACTTGCCTGTGGCATTACATACCAACAGTGAATTAAAACACCTACAGTATGATGATGAAAAACAGCAACTGGTATTAGATTTATGCCAACAAGAGCAACAAGCGGCATTTTCATTAGCAACCGAAGCTGTTGTGTTAGCAACGGGTTATCAATACCAAATACCTAAATGTATTGATGGTATTCGTGACCAGATCCGTTGGGATAAGTCCGGACGCTATGACGTACAACGTAATTACAGTATTGATTATCATAATCGCATTTTTGTGCAAAACGCCGAACTTCATACTCATGGATTTATTACGCCAGATCTTGGCATGGCCTGTTATCGTAATTCTTATTTAATTAAACAAATTACCGGCAAAGAACACTATGCAATAGAGAATAGTATTGCATTCCAGCAGTTTGGCGTAGCGCAAAAAGGAGTCAATTAA
- a CDS encoding aspartate aminotransferase family protein — MKEDYFKDSLFYSYFFNRDNAQCYFDNAHDVIIKIKEILQQTQIPFSGILPHELSQLFSKVNLDNSLSSWSSVLAELNQLYIKDAVYFHHPKYVAHLNCPLVLPAVIAEMLIGAINSSMDTWDQSAGATLIEQKVLAWTVDKLGLGKDADGIFTSGGTQSNFMAMLLARDWFCYQRDRQHKNLIHGLPDDFRKLRILTSSVSHFSTQKAAAMLGLGYQAIISVLHDDKFCMSIEALETSIQQCLSEGNIPFAVVATAGTTDFGSIDPLPAIADLAKQYGLWMHVDAAYGCGLLVSSRHSHLLQGIEQADSVTIDYHKAFFQPVSCGAFFIKDRQHFCHLTYHADYLNPLSAEQEKIPNLVNKSIQTTRRFDALKMWLTLRMMGAEQLGLAFDKVLDTAQIAYHLMAANSHFEVVHQPVLSTLVFRFIPPQSLSQEQLDDLNANIRKALFREGESIIAATKINGRQYLKFTFLNPLTERQHLVEIMNNIIQQGNFLLTS, encoded by the coding sequence ATGAAGGAAGATTATTTTAAAGATAGCCTTTTTTATTCCTATTTCTTTAATCGTGATAATGCACAATGTTATTTTGATAATGCTCATGACGTTATAATTAAGATAAAAGAAATATTACAGCAGACGCAAATTCCGTTTAGTGGAATATTGCCCCATGAGTTATCTCAATTATTTTCAAAAGTAAATTTAGATAATTCATTATCTTCTTGGTCATCAGTTTTAGCAGAATTAAATCAGCTTTATATTAAAGATGCAGTTTATTTTCATCATCCCAAATATGTTGCTCATCTAAATTGCCCATTAGTATTACCCGCTGTGATCGCCGAAATGTTGATTGGTGCCATTAATTCATCGATGGATACTTGGGATCAAAGTGCAGGCGCAACCTTAATTGAGCAAAAAGTGCTTGCTTGGACAGTGGATAAGTTAGGATTAGGTAAAGATGCTGATGGCATTTTCACTAGTGGTGGAACGCAATCCAATTTTATGGCGATGCTACTGGCCCGTGATTGGTTTTGTTACCAGCGCGATCGACAACATAAAAATTTGATCCATGGTTTACCGGACGATTTTCGTAAGCTACGCATATTAACATCATCAGTCAGTCACTTTAGTACCCAAAAAGCAGCAGCTATGTTAGGGCTCGGTTATCAAGCTATTATTTCAGTGCTTCATGATGATAAATTCTGTATGTCTATTGAGGCGTTGGAAACGAGCATTCAACAATGCCTATCTGAAGGAAATATTCCATTTGCCGTGGTAGCTACGGCGGGGACGACTGATTTTGGCAGTATTGATCCACTCCCTGCTATTGCCGATTTAGCCAAACAATATGGTTTGTGGATGCATGTTGATGCTGCTTATGGTTGTGGATTATTAGTCTCATCGCGTCATTCTCATTTACTTCAGGGAATAGAGCAGGCCGATTCGGTTACTATCGATTATCACAAAGCATTTTTCCAGCCAGTCAGTTGTGGTGCCTTTTTCATTAAGGATCGGCAGCACTTTTGTCATTTAACCTATCATGCAGATTATTTGAATCCGTTAAGTGCTGAACAAGAGAAAATCCCCAATTTGGTAAATAAAAGTATACAGACAACCCGCCGTTTTGATGCTTTAAAAATGTGGCTGACCCTGAGAATGATGGGAGCGGAACAATTGGGTTTGGCATTTGACAAAGTGTTGGATACTGCACAAATCGCCTATCACTTAATGGCAGCAAATTCCCATTTTGAAGTTGTTCATCAACCTGTGCTCAGCACGTTAGTTTTTCGTTTCATACCGCCGCAATCTCTGTCACAAGAACAACTTGATGATCTTAACGCTAATATTCGTAAGGCCTTATTCCGAGAAGGCGAAAGTATTATTGCTGCTACCAAAATTAACGGGCGACAATACTTAAAATTTACTTTTCTTAATCCATTAACGGAACGTCAACATCTGGTAGAAATAATGAATAACATTATTCAGCAAGGCAATTTCTTATTGACATCGTAA
- a CDS encoding ABC transporter ATP-binding protein, with product MVSSAHSPLVASRLKARDVSVGYGKKSIIKEVNIAIYDNEFSVIIGPNGCGKSTLLKTLSRIMQPQSGEIRLDGKDVFHAKPKWVARQLSLLAQGAIITEPLTIYELVSRGRYPYQSFLFQWSTEDERAVHDALKAVDLWPMAQKLVSELSGGQRQRVWFAMTLAQQTPIVLLDEPTTYLDIAHQIEMLDLCQRLHQQGKTLVLVLHDINLALRYASRLIMMKEGQIYAEGKPEKIITEQNIKNVFGLACRIISDPESGKPLIIPKYKINK from the coding sequence ATGGTATCATCCGCTCATTCTCCCTTGGTTGCTTCACGGCTGAAAGCTCGTGATGTCTCTGTTGGATATGGCAAAAAAAGCATCATTAAAGAGGTAAATATAGCTATTTATGATAATGAATTTAGTGTCATTATCGGACCTAACGGCTGTGGTAAATCAACCTTATTAAAAACCCTTAGTCGTATTATGCAACCGCAGAGTGGTGAAATTCGATTGGATGGTAAGGATGTTTTCCATGCTAAACCTAAATGGGTTGCTCGGCAGCTCTCATTGTTAGCGCAAGGCGCGATTATCACTGAACCATTGACTATCTATGAACTCGTTTCACGCGGTCGTTATCCTTATCAATCTTTTTTATTCCAGTGGTCAACTGAAGATGAACGGGCGGTGCATGATGCGTTAAAGGCGGTTGATCTTTGGCCTATGGCACAAAAATTAGTCAGTGAATTATCAGGTGGTCAGCGTCAGCGTGTCTGGTTTGCGATGACACTTGCTCAGCAAACTCCGATCGTTTTATTAGATGAGCCAACAACCTATTTAGATATTGCTCATCAAATTGAAATGCTTGATCTTTGCCAACGTTTGCATCAGCAAGGGAAGACGTTAGTTTTGGTGCTGCATGATATTAATCTGGCTTTACGTTATGCCTCGCGTCTAATTATGATGAAAGAGGGGCAGATCTATGCTGAGGGTAAACCTGAAAAAATTATTACCGAACAGAATATTAAAAATGTATTTGGTTTAGCCTGTCGCATTATTTCAGATCCTGAATCGGGTAAACCACTAATTATTCCAAAATATAAAATCAATAAATAA
- a CDS encoding iron chelate uptake ABC transporter family permease subunit, translated as MRFITPSWQTSSRILFLLLLLVLFLYLTLAFGREGLDNPWLEMKTRYQQFILLQIRLPRALVAIGAGMTLALSGALFQITTRNALASPDIIGINAGAAVGIMAALLFWPDVVPVPVGALIGAVVAVLLVYLANGAVSGEIQTTKIVLSGIAVAALCMALVDFAISNTRIEQAQQIRSLLSGSLANRGWQDVVLISGMLVFIPILFWLGKQLNYISLGNDIAITLGVPVRLVQIISILVAIIFATLSVLVVGPVAFVALAAPQIARRIILHKGVALFCSMLVGALLMLSADFITLILPTPGRLTVGLVTAAIGGIYLMYLLYMEFRRIS; from the coding sequence ATGAGATTTATTACTCCCTCATGGCAGACGTCTAGTAGAATTTTATTCTTACTGCTGTTGTTAGTATTGTTCTTGTATCTCACTTTAGCTTTTGGGCGGGAAGGGTTGGATAATCCGTGGTTAGAGATGAAAACCCGCTATCAGCAATTTATTCTATTACAGATCCGTTTACCTAGAGCACTAGTTGCTATCGGTGCCGGTATGACGCTGGCGCTTTCCGGTGCGCTTTTTCAGATCACCACCCGTAACGCATTAGCTAGTCCAGACATTATTGGGATTAATGCCGGCGCAGCTGTTGGCATTATGGCGGCACTATTATTCTGGCCAGATGTTGTACCTGTTCCTGTTGGCGCACTGATTGGCGCCGTGGTTGCCGTATTATTGGTTTATCTTGCTAATGGTGCCGTAAGTGGCGAGATCCAAACGACTAAAATTGTGCTTTCAGGTATTGCTGTTGCGGCTTTATGTATGGCTTTAGTTGATTTTGCTATTTCGAATACGCGTATTGAGCAGGCACAACAAATTCGGTCACTGTTAAGTGGTAGTTTGGCTAATCGGGGTTGGCAGGATGTAGTGCTAATTAGCGGTATGTTGGTTTTTATACCTATTCTGTTTTGGTTGGGTAAGCAGTTGAACTATATCAGTTTAGGTAATGATATTGCGATTACACTCGGTGTTCCTGTTCGTTTGGTGCAAATTATCAGCATACTGGTAGCGATTATTTTTGCCACCCTGTCGGTATTGGTTGTTGGGCCGGTTGCTTTTGTGGCACTAGCGGCACCGCAAATTGCCCGGCGGATTATTTTGCATAAAGGTGTTGCTCTGTTTTGTTCGATGCTAGTGGGCGCTTTATTAATGCTGAGCGCTGATTTTATTACGTTAATATTGCCAACGCCCGGGCGTTTAACGGTAGGTTTAGTCACGGCAGCAATTGGTGGGATTTATTTAATGTACTTATTGTATATGGAATTTAGGAGAATAAGCTAA
- a CDS encoding iron ABC transporter permease, translated as MINPKRRITRLLGLLLMLLLTCLCILASLSFGSKPVPLSAIWQHYCSNSQVNYYDLVINARESRTFIGLMAGAALALAGAVAQGLLRNPLGDPGLLGINAGAAAAVVFCSFVPVLTNVSHFWAAFIGASLSTLLFYFMSGSSRNTNPVRLILTGVAINACLLALVQGVILINPQAMDNYRFWIIGALNSTSLTEASWLIPYLLVAIILTFSLSTALNIMVFGDGIVHSLGGNVARTRLLSLLSVSMLAAVATAMAGPIAFIGLAAPHLMRAWIGSDFRWLLPYSMFAGSCLLLISDVIARLVIAPEEVMVGIITAVVGAPLLYLVAKKPTDSRMVE; from the coding sequence ATGATAAACCCTAAGCGACGAATTACCCGCCTGTTGGGATTACTATTAATGTTGCTATTAACCTGCCTTTGTATTTTGGCCAGTTTAAGTTTTGGTTCAAAGCCCGTGCCGTTATCAGCAATTTGGCAACATTATTGCTCTAACAGTCAGGTTAATTATTATGATTTAGTCATTAACGCTCGAGAATCCCGTACCTTTATTGGGTTAATGGCCGGTGCCGCATTAGCGTTAGCAGGCGCAGTGGCGCAAGGATTGCTGCGTAATCCGCTTGGTGATCCCGGTTTATTAGGCATTAATGCCGGCGCCGCCGCCGCAGTTGTTTTCTGCTCTTTTGTACCTGTATTAACCAATGTCTCTCATTTTTGGGCTGCTTTTATTGGCGCTAGTTTATCAACTTTACTGTTTTATTTTATGAGTGGTAGTAGCCGTAATACCAATCCGGTAAGGTTAATCTTAACTGGCGTTGCTATCAATGCTTGTTTATTAGCGCTAGTGCAGGGCGTTATTCTAATCAACCCTCAAGCGATGGATAACTATCGTTTTTGGATCATAGGTGCTTTAAATTCAACATCATTAACTGAGGCTAGTTGGCTAATTCCCTATTTATTAGTGGCTATTATCTTGACATTTTCATTGAGTACTGCATTAAACATTATGGTTTTTGGCGATGGTATTGTGCACTCTTTGGGAGGTAATGTTGCGCGTACACGTCTATTATCGCTGTTAAGTGTTAGCATGCTAGCCGCTGTTGCAACCGCAATGGCAGGTCCAATTGCGTTTATCGGTTTGGCGGCGCCCCATTTAATGCGAGCCTGGATAGGCAGTGATTTTCGCTGGCTATTACCTTATAGCATGTTTGCCGGTTCATGTTTGTTGTTAATCTCGGATGTGATAGCACGGTTAGTGATTGCTCCAGAAGAAGTGATGGTGGGTATTATCACCGCAGTAGTTGGCGCTCCCTTGCTTTATTTGGTAGCTAAAAAACCAACTGATAGCAGAATGGTAGAATAA